The following are from one region of the Streptomyces rubrogriseus genome:
- a CDS encoding DUF6271 family protein, protein MRGICLTLPTNRHCPDTVAALGEEAAYAADHFDIDVHLLVLDSCPPAERAAHAAALRRLPAHPRITAHHLDEAAQRDFLTRVAARSGSAKPELLLDLMLPDGLSYGACTNRAFLIAAALGCESVHRRDSDSRYQSVDGRTVYPVHHELLSLGQRAADAAAGVTEPVALPDHLRERRVAMVGSSFVGELSVDIAQIRDTDPDVYHDVVSLWAPEDWSAEQKRALVEESFTGAGTEPFTADHSLLTVVDPMRVDMCNIAFHGPTVSERVPLPPARDTIGSDYFLIHLVHDARLPGVLHNRNIVNYYTGERRTGPGFLAYQTRFAKFLLSMLYFHHVYDRMAEAGDALLDEHGRVRPDTVAALARESTGLDTAENVRRLDALDAAYRRLGGRYADFADLLAGRRARLLDEARGDMADFALLTEAWESMVAAARTTPVRLPEGQQR, encoded by the coding sequence ATGCGCGGCATCTGCCTGACCCTGCCCACCAACCGGCACTGCCCGGACACCGTCGCGGCCCTGGGCGAGGAAGCCGCCTACGCCGCCGACCACTTCGACATCGATGTCCATCTGCTGGTCCTCGACTCCTGCCCGCCCGCGGAACGCGCCGCCCACGCCGCCGCGTTACGGCGCCTGCCGGCCCACCCCCGGATCACCGCGCACCACCTCGACGAGGCGGCCCAGCGCGACTTCCTGACCCGGGTGGCGGCACGCTCCGGGAGCGCCAAGCCCGAACTGCTCCTCGACCTGATGCTCCCCGACGGGCTGTCCTACGGCGCCTGCACCAACCGCGCGTTCCTGATCGCGGCCGCGCTCGGCTGCGAGTCCGTCCACCGCAGGGACTCCGACAGCCGCTACCAGAGCGTGGACGGCCGTACCGTCTACCCCGTCCACCACGAACTGCTGTCGCTGGGCCAACGCGCCGCCGACGCCGCGGCCGGCGTCACCGAGCCGGTCGCCCTCCCGGACCACCTCCGGGAGCGGCGGGTCGCCATGGTCGGCAGCTCCTTCGTGGGTGAACTCTCCGTCGACATCGCGCAGATACGGGACACCGACCCCGACGTCTACCACGACGTCGTCTCCCTGTGGGCGCCCGAGGACTGGTCCGCCGAGCAGAAGCGCGCCCTGGTCGAGGAGTCCTTCACCGGCGCGGGCACCGAACCCTTCACGGCGGACCACTCGCTGCTGACGGTGGTCGACCCGATGCGCGTGGACATGTGCAACATCGCCTTCCACGGCCCGACGGTCAGCGAACGCGTGCCGCTGCCGCCCGCCCGGGACACCATCGGCAGCGACTACTTCCTCATCCACCTCGTGCACGACGCGCGGCTGCCGGGCGTGCTGCACAACCGGAACATCGTCAACTACTACACCGGTGAACGCCGGACGGGACCCGGCTTCCTCGCCTACCAGACCCGCTTCGCCAAGTTCCTGCTGTCGATGCTCTACTTCCACCACGTCTACGACCGCATGGCCGAGGCGGGCGACGCCCTGCTGGACGAGCACGGCCGGGTCCGCCCCGACACCGTCGCCGCCCTGGCCCGCGAGAGCACCGGCCTCGACACCGCGGAGAACGTCCGCCGGCTCGACGCCCTGGACGCCGCTTACCGAAGGCTCGGCGGCAGATACGCCGACTTCGCCGACCTGCTGGCCGGGCGACGCGCCCGCCTCCTGGACGAGGCACGCGGCGACATGGCCGACTTCGCACTGCTGACGGAGGCGTGGGAGTCCATGGTGGCCGCGGCCAGGACCACCCCGGTCCGCCTGCCCGAGGGGCAGCAGCGGTGA
- a CDS encoding phytanoyl-CoA dioxygenase family protein yields the protein MATPDSYLHRAPSDLPYFSADADTYLARTQLRDLDKTRPLRVLSEEDFAHWQTYGYVVVKEAIPADSARRLLDFAWEFQGLDPERPDTWYQDREYRSDLDRELHIYGFVEAYHHQLIWDSRQTQRVYDAFVDVWDCEELWVTLDRLNLNPPNTGNRDRALINKPDRGFDIDLHWDVDTTLGVLPQRVQGIIALNDTKPDHGGFQCCPELFRRFDRWKALQPDGRDPIRPAIDREDMPVVRPDLEAGDLLIWNGLLAHGVAPNVSGEGVRAVQYLSMMPALESHRTLRDSRIDSWRTLATPDWNVTLLGDAHRHESERYGPAELTDLGARLLGLKSWHADAGAESGDQNSDRNEATGDGACAASA from the coding sequence ATGGCGACGCCCGATTCCTACCTCCACCGAGCCCCGTCGGACCTGCCCTACTTCAGCGCGGACGCCGACACCTACCTGGCCCGCACCCAGCTGCGCGACCTCGACAAGACCCGTCCGCTGCGGGTGCTGTCCGAGGAGGACTTCGCCCACTGGCAGACGTACGGCTACGTCGTCGTGAAGGAGGCGATACCCGCCGACTCCGCGCGCCGACTGCTCGACTTCGCCTGGGAGTTCCAGGGCCTCGACCCCGAACGCCCCGACACCTGGTACCAGGACCGCGAGTACCGCTCCGACCTCGACCGGGAGCTGCACATCTACGGCTTCGTCGAGGCCTACCACCACCAGCTCATCTGGGACAGCCGCCAGACGCAGCGCGTCTACGACGCCTTCGTCGACGTGTGGGACTGCGAGGAGCTGTGGGTCACCCTGGACCGGCTCAACCTCAACCCGCCCAACACGGGCAACCGCGACCGCGCCCTGATCAACAAGCCGGACCGCGGCTTCGACATCGACCTGCACTGGGACGTGGACACCACGCTCGGCGTCCTGCCGCAGCGCGTCCAGGGCATCATCGCGCTCAACGACACCAAGCCCGACCACGGCGGCTTCCAGTGCTGCCCCGAGCTGTTCCGCCGCTTCGACCGCTGGAAGGCCCTCCAGCCCGACGGCCGCGACCCGATCAGGCCCGCGATCGACCGCGAGGACATGCCCGTCGTACGGCCCGACCTGGAAGCAGGCGACCTGCTGATCTGGAACGGCCTGCTGGCCCACGGCGTCGCCCCGAACGTCTCCGGCGAGGGCGTGCGCGCCGTGCAGTACCTGTCGATGATGCCCGCGCTGGAGTCCCACCGCACCCTGCGCGACTCCCGGATCGACTCCTGGCGCACCCTCGCCACCCCCGACTGGAACGTCACCCTCCTCGGCGACGCCCACCGGCACGAGTCCGAGCGCTACGGCCCCGCCGAACTGACCGACCTCGGCGCCAGGCTGCTCGGCCTGAAGTCCTGGCACGCGGACGCCGGCGCCGAGAGCGGCGACCAGAACAGCGACCGGAACGAGGCCACCGGGGACGGCGCATGCGCGGCATCTGCCTGA
- a CDS encoding glycoside hydrolase family 3 protein, protein MSSSKHSSELRRLALSVLQPGFVGTEAPDWILRDIGDGLASVVLFSRNIVSTEQVARLTARLRAENPDLIVAIDEEAGDVTRIESATGSSRPGNLALGTVDDPALTEAVAADLGRQLRTAGVSLDYAPSADVNSNPDNPIIGVRSFGSDPEVVARHTTAWIRGLQSSGVAACAKHFPGHGDVAVDSHHDLPAYPAGRDEIAAQALPPFRAALAAGVRAVMSGHLLVPAYDPDLPATLSRRILHGLLREELGFDGLVVSDAIEMGAVTRRYGIDGATVKAVAAGVDAVCVGGESAEEATVALLVKALTAAVTGGELAEERLAEAAGRVREFARWSAGLRASGAAGEAAGDGIGHVAARRAVRLTGAARAALPLTAAPHVVELAPVTNMAIGKETPWGVAEPLRERLPGTTSVRVRGQELEEGTVALESCALEPAVGRPLVIVARDAARHAWMSRAVTGLTAARPDAIVVEMGLPGAGPAAAAQIFTHGASAASGVAAAEALTQASVL, encoded by the coding sequence ATGTCCTCCAGCAAGCACAGCAGCGAGTTGCGTCGGCTCGCGCTCTCCGTTCTGCAGCCGGGTTTCGTGGGCACCGAGGCCCCCGACTGGATCCTGCGCGACATCGGCGACGGACTGGCCTCCGTCGTGCTCTTCTCCCGCAACATCGTCTCCACCGAGCAGGTCGCCCGGCTGACCGCGCGACTGCGCGCCGAGAACCCCGACCTGATCGTCGCGATCGACGAGGAGGCGGGCGACGTCACCCGCATCGAGTCCGCCACCGGGTCGTCCCGGCCGGGCAACCTCGCCCTCGGCACCGTCGACGACCCGGCGCTGACCGAGGCGGTCGCCGCCGACCTCGGCCGGCAGCTGCGCACCGCCGGGGTGAGCCTCGACTACGCGCCGAGCGCGGACGTCAACTCCAACCCGGACAACCCGATCATCGGCGTACGCTCCTTCGGTTCGGACCCCGAGGTGGTCGCGCGCCACACCACCGCGTGGATCCGCGGCCTCCAGTCGTCCGGCGTCGCCGCCTGCGCCAAGCACTTCCCCGGCCACGGGGACGTCGCCGTCGACTCCCACCACGACCTGCCCGCCTACCCGGCCGGCCGGGACGAGATCGCCGCCCAGGCGCTGCCCCCGTTCCGGGCCGCCCTCGCGGCCGGCGTGCGCGCGGTCATGAGCGGCCACCTGCTGGTGCCCGCCTACGACCCCGACCTGCCGGCCACGCTGAGCCGGCGGATCCTGCACGGCCTGCTCCGCGAGGAGCTGGGCTTCGACGGCCTGGTCGTCAGCGACGCCATCGAGATGGGCGCCGTCACCCGCCGCTACGGCATCGACGGCGCCACCGTGAAGGCCGTCGCCGCCGGGGTGGACGCCGTCTGCGTGGGCGGCGAGAGCGCCGAGGAGGCCACCGTCGCGCTCCTGGTCAAGGCGCTGACCGCCGCGGTGACCGGCGGGGAGCTGGCCGAGGAGCGGCTGGCCGAAGCGGCGGGCCGGGTACGGGAGTTCGCCCGCTGGTCGGCCGGGCTGCGGGCGTCCGGCGCCGCCGGGGAGGCCGCCGGGGACGGCATCGGCCACGTCGCCGCCCGCCGGGCCGTACGGCTCACCGGTGCCGCGCGGGCCGCCCTGCCGCTGACCGCCGCGCCGCACGTGGTCGAGCTGGCCCCGGTGACCAACATGGCCATCGGCAAGGAGACCCCGTGGGGCGTGGCCGAACCGCTGCGGGAGCGCCTGCCGGGTACGACCTCCGTGCGGGTGCGCGGGCAGGAGCTGGAGGAGGGGACGGTGGCGCTGGAGAGCTGCGCCCTCGAACCGGCCGTGGGGCGCCCCCTGGTGATCGTCGCCCGCGACGCGGCCCGGCACGCGTGGATGAGCCGCGCCGTGACCGGCCTGACCGCCGCCCGCCCGGACGCGATCGTGGTGGAGATGGGCCTGCCGGGCGCCGGCCCCGCCGCGGCGGCGCAGATCTTCACCCACGGCGCGAGCGCGGCCTCGGGTGTCGCCGCGGCGGAGGCCCTGACTCAGGCATCGGTGCTCTGA
- the hemE gene encoding uroporphyrinogen decarboxylase, with translation MSANQSPAGQPPTATYDSAFLKACRREPVPHTPVWFMRQAGRSLPEYLKVREGIPMLESCMRPELVAEITLQPVRRHGVDAAVYFSDIVVPLKAIGIDLDIKPGVGPVIADPIRTRADLARLRDLTPEDVAYVTEAFGLLTRELGATPLIGFAGAPFTLASYLVEGGPSRNHEHTKALMYGDPQLWADLLDRLAGITAAFLKVQIEAGASAVQLFDSWVGALSPTDYRRSVLPASRKVFEAVSGYGVPRIHFGVGTGELLGLLGEAGADVVGVDWRVPLDEAARRVGPGKALQGNLDPAVLFAGREAVETKTREVLDAAAGLEGHVFNLGHGVLPTTDPDALTHLVEYVHTQTTR, from the coding sequence GTGAGTGCCAACCAGAGCCCCGCGGGCCAGCCGCCGACCGCCACGTACGACTCCGCGTTCCTCAAGGCGTGCAGGCGTGAGCCGGTGCCGCACACCCCGGTGTGGTTCATGCGGCAGGCCGGGCGCTCGCTGCCGGAGTACCTGAAGGTGCGCGAGGGCATCCCGATGCTCGAGTCCTGCATGCGGCCGGAACTGGTCGCCGAGATCACCCTCCAGCCGGTGCGCCGGCACGGGGTGGACGCGGCGGTCTACTTCAGCGACATCGTGGTCCCGCTCAAGGCCATCGGCATCGACCTCGACATCAAGCCCGGCGTCGGCCCGGTCATCGCCGACCCGATCCGCACCCGCGCGGACCTGGCGCGGCTGCGCGACCTCACCCCCGAGGACGTCGCCTACGTCACGGAGGCCTTCGGCCTGCTCACCCGCGAGCTGGGCGCCACCCCGCTGATCGGCTTCGCGGGCGCGCCGTTCACCCTCGCCAGCTACCTCGTGGAGGGCGGCCCGTCCCGCAACCACGAGCACACCAAGGCCCTCATGTACGGCGACCCGCAGCTGTGGGCCGACCTCCTGGACCGGCTCGCCGGCATCACGGCCGCCTTCCTGAAGGTGCAGATCGAAGCGGGCGCGAGCGCCGTCCAGCTCTTCGACTCCTGGGTCGGCGCGCTCTCCCCCACGGACTACCGCCGTTCGGTGCTGCCCGCCTCCCGCAAGGTCTTCGAGGCCGTCTCCGGGTACGGCGTGCCGCGCATCCACTTCGGTGTCGGCACCGGCGAGCTGCTGGGCCTGCTCGGCGAGGCCGGCGCGGACGTCGTCGGCGTCGACTGGCGCGTCCCGCTGGACGAGGCGGCCCGCCGCGTCGGCCCGGGCAAGGCGCTCCAGGGCAACCTGGACCCGGCCGTCCTCTTCGCCGGGCGGGAGGCGGTCGAGACCAAGACCCGCGAGGTCCTGGACGCGGCGGCGGGCCTGGAGGGCCACGTCTTCAACCTCGGCCACGGCGTCCTGCCGACCACCGACCCGGACGCGCTGACCCACCTCGTGGAGTACGTCCACACGCAGACCACCCGCTGA
- a CDS encoding DUF3000 domain-containing protein produces MAAAQGRLSDGAGGMDEAKGTEEEARHKGGHNGSNGSGGGNGSTVPPPFAAAVEALRTARLRPQIEVEATPAPKRLAPHAYALEAAVVDGDDDLADGRLVLLHDPAGHDAWHGTFRLVTLVRAELEPEMAADPLLPDVCWSWLTGALQARGLTYGEPSGTVTRASSHYFGGLSARPSASQIEIRASWTPREGLGGVPDTAAHLSSWCDLLAQVAGLPPAAPGDASVVTLPQRRGPQSR; encoded by the coding sequence ATGGCTGCGGCTCAGGGACGACTGTCGGACGGCGCTGGCGGAATGGACGAGGCGAAGGGGACCGAGGAAGAGGCCCGGCACAAGGGGGGCCACAACGGAAGCAACGGAAGCGGCGGGGGCAACGGGAGTACCGTGCCGCCGCCCTTCGCGGCCGCCGTGGAGGCGCTGCGGACCGCGCGGCTGCGGCCGCAGATCGAGGTGGAGGCGACCCCCGCCCCGAAACGGCTCGCCCCGCACGCCTACGCCCTCGAGGCCGCGGTCGTGGACGGGGACGACGACCTGGCGGACGGGCGGCTGGTGCTGCTGCACGACCCGGCCGGGCACGACGCCTGGCACGGGACCTTCCGGCTGGTGACGCTGGTGCGGGCGGAGCTGGAACCGGAGATGGCGGCGGATCCGCTGCTGCCGGACGTGTGCTGGTCCTGGCTGACCGGCGCGCTCCAGGCCCGCGGGCTGACGTACGGGGAGCCCAGCGGCACGGTCACGCGTGCGAGTTCCCACTATTTCGGAGGGCTCTCGGCGCGCCCGTCCGCCTCGCAGATCGAGATCCGGGCGTCCTGGACGCCGCGCGAGGGTCTCGGCGGCGTCCCGGACACCGCGGCGCACCTCTCCTCGTGGTGCGACCTGCTGGCCCAGGTCGCGGGTCTGCCGCCGGCGGCGCCGGGCGACGCCTCGGTCGTGACGCTGCCGCAGCGGCGCGGCCCGCAGTCGCGCTGA
- a CDS encoding response regulator transcription factor, which produces MSVLLEQPASLVAYRPNKPTAMVVVADPRVRSTVTRHLWALGVRDVIEASSVAEARPRIGNPRDICVADVHLPDGSGLTLLSETRAAGWPNGLALSAADDIGAVRNALAGGVKGYVVTGTRTNVGLPTRPGAAPIGAAAARLHRRPPGAPSHPGGYRELSGREVEVLRLVAEGQSNKAIGVSMGLSALTVKSHLARIARKLGTGDRAGMVAVALRTGIIH; this is translated from the coding sequence GTGTCCGTTCTCCTCGAGCAGCCTGCAAGCCTGGTCGCCTACCGCCCGAACAAGCCGACCGCCATGGTGGTCGTGGCCGACCCGCGCGTCCGTTCCACCGTCACCCGCCATCTGTGGGCGCTCGGTGTGCGCGACGTGATCGAGGCCTCGTCCGTCGCGGAGGCTCGTCCCCGCATCGGCAACCCCCGCGACATCTGCGTCGCGGACGTCCACCTCCCCGACGGCTCGGGCCTGACCCTGCTGTCGGAGACCCGTGCCGCGGGCTGGCCCAACGGGCTCGCCCTGTCCGCCGCCGACGACATCGGCGCCGTGCGCAACGCCCTGGCCGGCGGCGTCAAGGGCTACGTCGTCACCGGCACCCGTACCAACGTCGGGCTCCCCACCCGGCCGGGCGCCGCCCCCATCGGCGCGGCCGCCGCCCGTCTGCACCGCCGCCCCCCGGGCGCCCCGAGCCACCCGGGCGGCTACCGCGAGCTCTCCGGCCGCGAGGTCGAGGTGCTGCGGCTGGTCGCGGAGGGCCAGTCGAACAAGGCGATCGGCGTCTCGATGGGCCTGTCCGCCCTGACCGTCAAGAGCCACCTGGCCCGCATCGCCCGCAAGCTCGGCACGGGCGACCGCGCCGGGATGGTCGCGGTGGCCCTGCGCACGGGCATCATCCACTGA
- a CDS encoding ribonuclease D codes for MTDAHETAADRPLRTTGGAPPEDAGSSVSQAPIPLLEPREGIPPVIADADALAEVTAAFAAGSGPVAVDAERASGYRYGQRAYLVQLRRAGAGSALIDPVACPDLSGLGAAIADAEWVLHAATQDLPCLREIGMVPTRIFDTELAGRLAGFPRVGLGAMVENVLGFVLEKGHSAVDWSTRPLPEPWLRYAALDVELLVDLRDALEKELDRQGKLEWARQEFDAIASAPPAEPRKDPWRRTSGMHKVRRRRQLAVVRELWQARDRIAQRRDVSPGKVLGDAAIVEAALALPPNAHALAALNGFGRVNRRQLEQWQLSVDRARALSESQLPQPGQPVTGPPPPRAWADKDPAAAARLTAARAAVTALAERLGMPQENLITPDTVRRVCWEPPAVVDAESVGAALAGHGARPWQVEQVTPVLVAALSREAA; via the coding sequence GTGACCGACGCCCACGAAACCGCAGCAGACCGTCCACTGCGAACCACCGGAGGCGCCCCTCCGGAAGACGCCGGATCTTCTGTGAGTCAGGCGCCGATCCCCTTGCTGGAACCGCGCGAGGGCATTCCGCCGGTGATCGCCGACGCGGACGCCCTCGCCGAGGTGACCGCCGCCTTCGCCGCCGGGAGCGGCCCCGTCGCCGTCGACGCCGAGCGCGCCTCCGGCTACCGCTACGGCCAGCGCGCGTACCTGGTGCAGCTGCGCCGTGCGGGCGCGGGGTCCGCGCTGATCGATCCGGTGGCCTGTCCCGACCTCTCCGGCCTCGGTGCGGCGATCGCCGACGCGGAGTGGGTGCTGCACGCGGCCACCCAGGATCTGCCGTGCCTGCGGGAAATAGGGATGGTGCCCACCCGCATCTTCGACACCGAGCTGGCCGGGCGGCTCGCCGGCTTCCCGCGCGTCGGCCTCGGCGCGATGGTGGAGAACGTCCTGGGCTTCGTCCTGGAGAAGGGCCACTCCGCCGTCGACTGGTCGACGCGCCCGCTGCCCGAGCCCTGGCTGCGCTACGCCGCGCTCGACGTCGAGCTGCTGGTCGACCTGCGGGACGCCCTGGAGAAGGAGCTGGACCGCCAGGGCAAGCTGGAGTGGGCCCGGCAGGAGTTCGACGCGATCGCCTCCGCCCCGCCGGCCGAGCCGCGCAAGGACCCGTGGCGCCGTACGTCCGGCATGCACAAGGTGCGCCGGCGCCGCCAGCTCGCCGTGGTGCGGGAGCTGTGGCAGGCCCGGGACCGGATCGCGCAGCGCCGGGACGTCTCCCCCGGCAAGGTGCTCGGGGACGCGGCCATCGTCGAGGCCGCCCTCGCGCTGCCGCCCAACGCGCACGCGCTGGCCGCGCTGAACGGGTTCGGCAGGGTGAACCGCCGGCAGCTGGAGCAGTGGCAGCTGTCGGTCGACCGGGCCAGGGCGCTGTCCGAGTCGCAGCTGCCGCAGCCCGGCCAGCCGGTGACCGGCCCCCCGCCGCCGCGGGCGTGGGCCGACAAGGACCCGGCCGCCGCGGCCCGGCTGACCGCGGCACGCGCGGCGGTGACGGCGCTGGCCGAGCGGCTGGGCATGCCCCAGGAGAACCTGATCACGCCCGACACGGTGCGCCGGGTCTGCTGGGAGCCGCCCGCGGTGGTCGACGCCGAGTCCGTGGGCGCGGCCCTCGCCGGACACGGGGCCCGGCCCTGGCAGGTGGAGCAGGTGACACCGGTACTGGTGGCGGCGCTGAGCCGGGAGGCGGCGTAG
- a CDS encoding thiolase family protein, whose product MPRTVRDVVFVDGVRTPFGKAGPKGVYHETRADDLVVKAIRELLRRNPGLDPKKIDEVAVAATTQIGDQGLTIGRTAGILAGLPTSVPGYSIDRMCAGALTAVTSVAGSVAFGAYDVAIAGGVEHMGRHPMGEGVDPNPRFVSEKLVDESALFMGMTAENLHDRYPSITKQRADEYAVRSQEKAAKAYANGQIQADLVPVSVRRTNEEAGETGWGLVTADEPMRPGTTLENLAGLKTPFRVHGRVTAGNAAGLNDGATASLIASEDFARENNLPVKMRLVAYSFAGVEPEVMGYGPIPATEKALAQAGLSISDIGLFEINEAFAVQVLAFLEHYGIADDDARVNQYGGAIAFGHPLASSGVRLMTQLARQFEEQPHVRYGLTTMCVGFGMGATVIWENPHFEGDK is encoded by the coding sequence GTGCCTCGTACCGTCAGGGACGTCGTCTTCGTCGACGGCGTCCGCACCCCGTTCGGCAAGGCGGGCCCGAAGGGCGTCTACCACGAGACCCGCGCCGACGACCTGGTCGTGAAGGCGATCCGGGAGCTGCTGCGCCGCAACCCCGGTCTCGACCCCAAGAAGATCGACGAGGTCGCCGTCGCCGCGACCACGCAGATCGGCGACCAGGGCCTGACCATCGGCCGCACCGCCGGCATCCTGGCGGGCCTGCCCACCTCGGTCCCGGGCTACTCCATCGACCGCATGTGCGCGGGCGCCCTGACCGCCGTCACCTCGGTGGCCGGCTCGGTCGCCTTCGGCGCGTACGACGTCGCGATCGCGGGCGGTGTCGAGCACATGGGCCGCCACCCGATGGGCGAGGGCGTGGACCCGAACCCGCGGTTCGTCAGCGAGAAGCTGGTCGACGAGTCCGCCCTGTTCATGGGCATGACCGCGGAGAACCTGCACGACCGCTACCCCTCGATCACCAAGCAGCGCGCCGACGAGTACGCGGTGCGCTCCCAGGAGAAGGCCGCCAAGGCCTACGCCAACGGCCAGATCCAGGCCGACCTGGTGCCGGTCTCGGTGCGCCGCACCAACGAAGAGGCCGGTGAGACGGGCTGGGGCCTGGTCACCGCCGACGAGCCGATGCGTCCGGGCACCACGCTGGAGAACCTGGCGGGCCTGAAGACGCCGTTCCGCGTGCACGGCCGGGTCACCGCGGGCAACGCGGCCGGTCTGAACGACGGCGCGACCGCCTCCCTCATCGCGAGCGAGGACTTCGCCCGCGAGAACAACCTCCCCGTGAAGATGCGCCTGGTCGCGTACTCCTTCGCGGGCGTCGAGCCGGAGGTCATGGGCTACGGCCCGATCCCGGCCACCGAGAAGGCCCTCGCGCAGGCGGGTCTGTCCATCTCGGACATCGGCCTGTTCGAGATCAACGAGGCCTTCGCCGTCCAGGTCCTCGCGTTCCTGGAGCACTACGGCATCGCCGACGACGACGCGCGCGTCAACCAGTACGGCGGCGCCATCGCCTTCGGCCACCCGCTGGCCTCCTCCGGCGTCCGGCTGATGACGCAGCTGGCCCGCCAGTTCGAGGAGCAGCCGCACGTCCGCTACGGCCTGACCACCATGTGCGTCGGCTTCGGCATGGGCGCGACGGTCATCTGGGAGAACCCGCACTTCGAGGGGGACAAGTGA